The Candidatus Thorarchaeota archaeon genome includes the window TCTCTCGAAGATCTGGTGATTAGGGTTCTGGAACACAACTGCAATTCTCTCTGCAACCTCTGCCCGTGACATCTTTCGAATCTCTTTGGACATCAGAAGAACACTGCCCTCTTGTGGTTGCAGAAGCCCGGCAAGTACCAAAAGAAGCGTGGTCTTCCCCGAACCGTTGTCGCCCATGAGAGCGACAATCTCGCCGGAGCCTATGTCGAGAGATACTTCTCGCAGAACCATTTCCAGTCCATAGGAGAAGCTTACTCCTCTCAGGGACGCAATCACTGGTCCCGATGTGACGCTATGGGAAGAGGCGGCAGGTAGCACAGCATCCGAGTCCGCGGGTGTCCAAGCTCGGGCCACACCCTTCTCAACTCTGACCACGCGGTCAGCAATGGGCAGCAGCGGCGCCAGCTGGTGTTCGATACAGACAACGCCTGTACTCTGTTTGACTCGGAGCAAGACCTGTCGGAGACTCTGAATGCCGTTGGGGTCGAGACTTGAGGTGGGTTCGTCGAGAATGAGGTATTCCGGAGAACAGGCAAGCACTGCCGCAATAGTGATGCGCTGTTTTTCGCCGCCCGATAGAGCATAAGTGGGCCGATGCAGCAGATGAGATGCGCCAACATCCTTCAACGAGTCAAAAACAATGGTACGGATTCGTTCGGGTGCCATCAGGTAGTTTTCCGGCCCAAAGGCAACCTCGTCGAATACACCGAGTGTACAGATTTGACTCTCAGAATCCTGATGTACAAGCGCTACCCTCTTGGCAACCTCGGCCATTGACCATTGAGAGGTGTCCTGTCCATCAATCGTCAGAACACCACTGCAGAAGCCTCTTGTCTGTCGCGGGATGAAACCAGAAAGGAATCTCGCAAGGGTGGACTTGCCGGATCCAGTTGGTCCTGTGACTAGGACCAGTTCTCCAGGTTGCACATGAAAGGACAGCGAGTTCAGCACCATTGTTTCGCCGTCGTAAGAGAACACGACATCGTGGGCTTCCAGCATAGGTTTTCGCCTAACAGACCTCGATTAATACAACCTGGCGAACCCAGTATTGACCCTCATAGTCTCCCGCAATCAGCCACAGGCCATCTCCGGCTGAGGAGAGTATGAGCCTATTATCAATCATCACCGAACTGAGAGCAAAGAGCGCGCTGTACCCGTCCCGCGCTTGCACCCTGAGACAAGTCGCGTCCCGTTGAGGACCAGCTCTAGACAGTATCACATGGACAGGTACGCCAGTGTAGTTGGCTGTGGGGAGGTGTGTGTAGGACCCGATGAGTGTGGCCTCAATGGTAGTCTCTTCGCCAATGAAGTCAGATGGTCTATAGATGAATGGATTGTCCACAAGGCCAACCACGTCACAAGAGAACGGATCCGTGAACGTCCTTGCCACTGCAACAGAATAGTACAGCGAACCTGAAATCAGGAAAATGACGAACGCTAATGCTGGCAGACTCTTCTTTGAGATGAAATGGTCAGTCGTGCTCTGAAGCGCACTACTAGTCGTGGCATGCCGCAGGGGAAGATGTAGTTCTGTGAGAAAGTCCAAGGTTTCCCAGGCAAAGTAGCCTCCGAATATGACCCCTGAACAAAAGGCCAATACTGAGATGACCACAATGTACATGAGCGGCACATTGGAGAAGTATAGGGCTTGGAAGATTACTACATTGGACGCGGCTGAAAACCCTGCCACCAGCCACGACTTGACTCTTGTTGAGACCGACCAGAGGGTATTCAGACTGGTGCCGATTACACCGATGTCAACCACGATTCCCTGTACGAATGAGATCAGCACTATCACAACGCCGTGAGTACTGCCTGCGAAGAGCTCAACAACACCCTTTACAAGGCCGCCTAGTGAAGCTGCACCACTGCGTGGTATTAACAGGCGAATCAGTACAATCCAGAACACATGGAGTCCGGCCACAAACTGACCAGCTCCAAATGGAACACCGAGGGCCAAGTTCACAAGATTGCCGAGATAACCAACGAAGGCACTGAGAGCTCCACCAAGCGAACTCAGAAGCGCAAGTGTGACCAACTCGCTTGTAGTAAGGGGCGCAGAGGCGGAAGCGTTCAATCTGAAAGCACCTCGATAGCATTCACATACCGGACCCATCTAGAGCCAGCGGACGGATACTCGAACCAGCCGGTCCCCGGAGCAGATGTCAACATACAATCGTCGTTACTGTACTCTCCGTCGGGGGGAATCATCACCACTCTTGGTCCTTCACTCCACAATGGCACTGCGGTGTGATTGTAGGCGTAGGCCAGAATCATTTCGCCCTGAATAAGGAGCCAGCTGGAGTCTGGATAGACGTTACTATAACAGTAGGCCTGAGCGAAGCCATCATGGGCGATAATCATCAGATGCCCGTTCAATGCCATTCCGCCAACCAATGCAACGAGGTCTGAAACTCGCACGCCTCTGTAGACACCTGCGCCGCCCCATACTCCGTACTGGTTCTGAAATGCTGATTGTCCCTCCACTGATTGCATTGACGACAGGTCAGCGACTGTGAGCACAACGCAATCATCACTGCTTCTAATCACGAGGGTCTCGCGATCCATTGCGGGTTCATCTAGCAGAATAGGTTCGACAGTCATTCCCGACGGGGCAATGGTGACGTTCACATAGTGGTAGAAGCCACCTTCCTGTTCTGAGGCATACAATCCGGCCCCTGCGCCTCCCGTCACGACATACAGGACACCGTTCACGGCGACTGAGCTAAAGAGATGGATATGTCCTGAGAAGACAGCGTCGACTCCGTGTGATTCGAAGAGCCGCATCAGACGACGTGCGGTCTCCTCTGGAAGCGCATGTTCCCCATTCGTCCGAGGGTCGAAAACGGGAGTGTGAGTGAACACAATCCTCCAAGTCGCATCTGAAGCGTTCTCTAGGTCCGCCTCCAGCCACTCAATCTCGCTCTCCTCCACATCCGGGCCAGATGAGTTGAAGACAGAGAAGTGGACATGTCCAAAGTCGAACGAATAGGTCGCTGGTCCCAGTACATGTCTATATGTGAGACCTCCACCAAGTCGGACATCGTGGTTGCCTATCGTGCTGAAAAACGGGACCCTAGATTGGTTGAGAACTGACAGAGCCGCTTCGTATTGATTCGGCTGGCCGAAGGGTGTAAGGTCTCCGCAATGAAAGATGAAGTCAGGACTGTAGATGTTCGCTGAACGGACTATCTCCTCCAACCCACCTTGATATCCTTGGGAGTCTCCGAACACGAACATGTTAAGCGTTTCCTTCGAAGAGGATGACATCAGTATGGAAACGCTCGCCTTACTTAGAGGAGTGCTTATGCGAATGGTTTCGGAGTTTGCCTCGGTGCGGAGAACAGTAAGTTGCGCCAGCGATTCGTACTGCACCCTACGAGTATCCACATTGGTGATTCTGAGGTCGAATACTCCCAGGCCGTTGGTGTCAGCCCACTCAAGTGTGACAGACACATGTGCGCCCAGTGCCCTGATGGTGGCAGAACATGGGTAGATGGCCAAGAGATGGCCGCCAGTCACGGACACTTCGGGATGGCTCAGTCTGATTCGTGGAACCGCCACCATGATTCCAACTGTGGTTGTGAGAACAATGACGACTAGGGCCAAGGTCACATCTCTGCGATTCAAGTCCGACACCATGGGTGTGCTGCATCACTGATATGTTTGATTGTGCATTTCGGACGTTTCGGTTAAGAATGTTGGGAATCTGTACTCCGAACTAGACGGGGAGTCCGTTTTGGCGTACTTCTTCGGATAAGTTCAGAATTCGTGTGTCACCTC containing:
- a CDS encoding ABC transporter ATP-binding protein gives rise to the protein MLEAHDVVFSYDGETMVLNSLSFHVQPGELVLVTGPTGSGKSTLARFLSGFIPRQTRGFCSGVLTIDGQDTSQWSMAEVAKRVALVHQDSESQICTLGVFDEVAFGPENYLMAPERIRTIVFDSLKDVGASHLLHRPTYALSGGEKQRITIAAVLACSPEYLILDEPTSSLDPNGIQSLRQVLLRVKQSTGVVCIEHQLAPLLPIADRVVRVEKGVARAWTPADSDAVLPAASSHSVTSGPVIASLRGVSFSYGLEMVLREVSLDIGSGEIVALMGDNGSGKTTLLLVLAGLLQPQEGSVLLMSKEIRKMSRAEVAERIAVVFQNPNHQIFERTVWREQTLSLEVLNRLDAESAAACRRSLESAGLIDYMDRNPFALSHGQKRRLNVSSVTCHNPRLLLLDEPFIGQDRFGRAHMEEVISGTARKGGAVVVVTHDVSFALRLCNRIVFLRRGEILMDGAPHAVVERLRQSGHEAYSPLTVD
- a CDS encoding ECF transporter S component is translated as MNASASAPLTTSELVTLALLSSLGGALSAFVGYLGNLVNLALGVPFGAGQFVAGLHVFWIVLIRLLIPRSGAASLGGLVKGVVELFAGSTHGVVIVLISFVQGIVVDIGVIGTSLNTLWSVSTRVKSWLVAGFSAASNVVIFQALYFSNVPLMYIVVISVLAFCSGVIFGGYFAWETLDFLTELHLPLRHATTSSALQSTTDHFISKKSLPALAFVIFLISGSLYYSVAVARTFTDPFSCDVVGLVDNPFIYRPSDFIGEETTIEATLIGSYTHLPTANYTGVPVHVILSRAGPQRDATCLRVQARDGYSALFALSSVMIDNRLILSSAGDGLWLIAGDYEGQYWVRQVVLIEVC
- a CDS encoding metallophosphoesterase, producing MNRRDVTLALVVIVLTTTVGIMVAVPRIRLSHPEVSVTGGHLLAIYPCSATIRALGAHVSVTLEWADTNGLGVFDLRITNVDTRRVQYESLAQLTVLRTEANSETIRISTPLSKASVSILMSSSSKETLNMFVFGDSQGYQGGLEEIVRSANIYSPDFIFHCGDLTPFGQPNQYEAALSVLNQSRVPFFSTIGNHDVRLGGGLTYRHVLGPATYSFDFGHVHFSVFNSSGPDVEESEIEWLEADLENASDATWRIVFTHTPVFDPRTNGEHALPEETARRLMRLFESHGVDAVFSGHIHLFSSVAVNGVLYVVTGGAGAGLYASEQEGGFYHYVNVTIAPSGMTVEPILLDEPAMDRETLVIRSSDDCVVLTVADLSSMQSVEGQSAFQNQYGVWGGAGVYRGVRVSDLVALVGGMALNGHLMIIAHDGFAQAYCYSNVYPDSSWLLIQGEMILAYAYNHTAVPLWSEGPRVVMIPPDGEYSNDDCMLTSAPGTGWFEYPSAGSRWVRYVNAIEVLSD